CGAGTCACGCACGATCTGGTAAGGTAGCTGCAGGTACACGGCTCTCACCCGTAGCCCCCCAGCTCCTCGAACTCGAGCTCCAGCACCTTCCTCAAAACCAGCCCGTACTCGGCCGGCAGCCTCCCTAGGATATCGCTCACGTAGCCCAGGAGGAGCAGCCTCCTCGCCTCGCTCTCCCGCAGTCCGCGAGCTCTCAAGTAGAAGAGAACGTCTTCGCCCAGCTTCCCCACAGAGGCTTCGTGGACGACTGTCGCCTCCTCCTCTTCTACCTCGTTCCTAGGGTAGGTGTACGCTCTCGAGCGCTCGTCGAGGACAAGGCTATCGCACTTCACCGACGCTGTCGCCCCTTTAGCGCCCTTAGCGACCTTCACGAGGCCCCTGTACACAGCGGTCCCGCCCTCCACGCTTATACTCTTGCTCACCACTTCGCTCGCAGTGTTCGGGGCTAGGTGGAATACTTTCGCCCCGCTATCCTTCCAGACGCTGCCCTTAGCTAGAGTCACCCCGTGGATAGACGCGGAGGCCCCCTCACCCCTCAGGACGGCGGAGGGGTAGACGTAGCTCGCCTTGCTGCCGATGCTTCCTTCAACCCACTCGATTCTCGCCCCGCGCTCCAGCAGAGCTCTCTTGTTGTTGAAGTTGATGAGGTTCTTGCTCCAGTTCTGGATCGTGGTGAACTTCACGTGAGCATTCTCGCCAACGTAAACCTCGACCATCCCGTCGTGGAAGCTGTACTTCTTGAAGAGGGGTGCTGAGCACCCCTCGATGAAGTGCACGTAGCTTCCCCTGTCCGCTACTATCAGCGTGTGCTCGAACTGGCTTTCAAGCTCGCTAGCAATGAAGAAGAAAGCTTCTATCGGGGCCTCGACCCTGACCCCCGGGGGCACGTAGAGGAAGACTCCACCGCTCCAGAGCGCTCCGTGGAGTGCTGCGAACTTGTGGTCGCTGGGCGGGAAAATCCTCATGAAGAACTTTCTCACCAGGTCCGGGTACCTTGCTACCGCTTCGCTCATATCCATCAGCAAGACGCCCTTCTCTTCAAGGAACTTCCTAAATGCGAGGTACACGTTCTCGCTCTCCAGCTGCGCCGCCAACCCCGAGAGGGCTTTCCT
This region of Thermofilum sp. genomic DNA includes:
- the sufB gene encoding Fe-S cluster assembly protein SufB, with the translated sequence MAARRVLESLELGDTSIASVTLKPRVELRGRITRSMVEEISRIKREPEWMLQLRLRSLELFEKLPTPNWLIGVEELDLEELAHYVHPDVDRAASWDELPEDIKRVYERIGLPEIERKALSGLAAQLESENVYLAFRKFLEEKGVLLMDMSEAVARYPDLVRKFFMRIFPPSDHKFAALHGALWSGGVFLYVPPGVRVEAPIEAFFFIASELESQFEHTLIVADRGSYVHFIEGCSAPLFKKYSFHDGMVEVYVGENAHVKFTTIQNWSKNLINFNNKRALLERGARIEWVEGSIGSKASYVYPSAVLRGEGASASIHGVTLAKGSVWKDSGAKVFHLAPNTASEVVSKSISVEGGTAVYRGLVKVAKGAKGATASVKCDSLVLDERSRAYTYPRNEVEEEEATVVHEASVGKLGEDVLFYLRARGLRESEARRLLLLGYVSDILGRLPAEYGLVLRKVLELEFEELGGYG